In a single window of the Drosophila miranda strain MSH22 chromosome XL, D.miranda_PacBio2.1, whole genome shotgun sequence genome:
- the LOC117188885 gene encoding E3 ubiquitin-protein ligase KCMF1-like produces the protein MEPHTRATCDGCDLWGNGITGCRFKCLQCADFDLCQSCYDAKVVNGPHKSEHPMQCLLDENAKKLYFAGEPIPYLNADSFTCPICGSMGHSYFELVKHVVAQHNDDRSDAICPLCVAVPMAPPGRLLNISQHFRRQHREPSSIRAAVASAEEESGISDIADRLSRHSLGEGARFRLSQRRLHVRIARMRPSNPLPPDTSSEEAD, from the coding sequence ATGGAGCCTCACACGCGCGCAACTTGTGACGGCTGCGACCTTTGGGGCAACGGAATAACTGGCTGCCGCTTCAAGTGCTTGCAGTGCGCCGACTTTGATTTGTGTCAGAGCTGCTATGACGCCAAGGTGGTGAATGGGCCGCACAAGTCGGAGCATCCAATGCAGTGCCTGCTGGACGAGAATGCTAAGAAGCTGTACTTTGCCGGGGAGCCAATTCCCTATCTGAACGCCGATAGCTTCACTTGCCCCATTTGCGGCTCCATGGGCCATTCGTACTTCGAACTTGTGAAGCATGTGGTTGCCCAGCACAACGACGACCGCAGCGACGCCATCTGTCCACTGTGCGTGGCCGTGCCCATGGCCCCACCCGGCCGCTTGCTCAACATTTCGCAGCACTTTCGCCGTCAGCATCGCGAACCGTCGAGCATTCGCGCTGCCGTTGCCAGTGCAGAGGAGGAGTCGGGAATATCCGACATTGCCGATCGCCTCTCCCGTCACTCTTTAGGAGAGGGTGCGCGCTTCAGACTGTCACAACGTCGTCTGCACGTCCGTATCGCTCGCATGAGGCCATCCAATCCCTTGCCCCCCGATACTAGCAGCGAGGAGGCGGACTAA